The Hordeum vulgare subsp. vulgare chromosome 7H, MorexV3_pseudomolecules_assembly, whole genome shotgun sequence DNA window ATGCTTGTCTTTGCTCCGCACTCCCTCTAGCTAAATTCTGCTGGAAACAATTTTCCAGGTTGCATTTAAAACAAAGGTTTTCCACCCAAATATCAACAGCAATGGAAGCATCTGTCTTGATATCTTGAAGGAGCAATGGAGCCCTGCATTGACAGTATCAAAGGTGAGACGATTCTTCTTTTCATGGTTTTGTTACAAACTCGCTCATGCCAACCAGCTGCGATACCTGTCATGAAGCTGGAGTTCCAGTAGTTTTAATTCTTACAGCTTAGTGGAAGCATGTCAAAGAAATCCCTGTGCAATAACATTGCAGCATTTGTTCTCCAGTTGCACGTTTATCTTACAAGCCCCTATTTCCAGGTGCTCCTTTCAATCTGCTCTCTACTAACGGACCCAAACCCCGACGACCCGTTGGTCCCGGAGATTGCGCACATGTACAAGAGCGACCGTGCGAAGTATGAGTCCACAGCGAGGAGCTGGACCCAGAAGTACGCGATGGGCTGACCCTGCGAGCCTAGGTGGAGGATGATGTTGGAGCCATCTTCGCTTGTTACACCTAATGTATCTTTGTTCCTGTTCTGCTGCTGCTATATGGGATTGTACTGTCCACCTACCTGACTGAATTCAAGTGTCATATTGTGAAGTGATGGCAGAAGGCCTGTATGGGTCTATGGGTGCACCCATCCAACAAATTAATAGAGATGGGAACTGAAACTAAAGTCGTTCCGTTGCTTGACCTGATTGGTGCCCT harbors:
- the LOC123407329 gene encoding ubiquitin-conjugating enzyme E2 28, producing MASKRILKELKDLQRDPPTSCSAGPVAEDMFHWQATIMGPSESPYAGGVFLVTIHFPPDYPFKPPKVAFKTKVFHPNINSNGSICLDILKEQWSPALTVSKVLLSICSLLTDPNPDDPLVPEIAHMYKSDRAKYESTARSWTQKYAMG